CCACGAGGGCGTGGCTCAAAGGCGCGTCTTCGGGCGTATTTTTCTCGGTATTCATGACGGATATGGCCTAGTCCAAACGTCTTTACAGGTCAAAGCGCATTTCGGATCATCGCTGAAATTTCACACACCGCCCTGGTTTGACATCGTCCAAGCCCCCCGCGTATTGCCCGGCCACGGGAAAAAATATGCATCATATCATCACAACGCTCACCCAATCCATCCAGAACGGCCTGCGACCGACCGAAGCCCTGGGCCGCGAGCTGGCCCGACTCGGCGACGAGCACACCACCGCCCTGCTCTGCGCGGCCAACACCATCAAAAACGCCTTTGGCCTGGCGCATTTCACCTGCTCCATCACCAACGCCAAGTCCGGTCGTTGCTCCCAGGACTGCGCCTTCTGCGCCCAGAGCGCGCACCACGACACCGGCGCGCCAGAGCACCCGCTGTTGCCCCTGGAGCAGATGATTGAGCGCGGCCTGGCCATGCACCGGGCCGGGGCGCGCTGCTATTCCCTGGTCACCAGCGGCCTCATGCTCTCAAGCCAGGAAATCGACCAGATCTGCGCCTGCCTGCGCGCCTTGCGCGAACAGACGGACCTGGAACTGAGCGCCTCCCTGGGCCTGCTCACGGACGACTACGCCACCCGCCTCAAAGCCGCTGGTCTGACCCGCTACCACCACAATCTGGAAACGGCCCGCTCCCATTTCCCGCGCATCTGCACCACCCACGCCTATGACGATGACATCGCCACCATCCGCCGGGCACAGGCGCACGGACTCAAGGTGTGCAGCGGCGGCATTCTGGGCCTGGGGGAGAGCTTTGATCAACGCATCGAGCTGGCCGCGACCCTGGCCGAACTGGGCGTGGACACCGTGCCGCTCAATTTCCTGTCCCCCATTCCGGGCACGCCCCTGGGCCAAAGCCCCCTCCTGACGCCGCACGATGCGCTCAAATCCGTGGCCCTGTTCCGGTTCATGCTGCCCACGGCGCACATCACCATCGCCGGCGGTCGGGAACGGGTCCTGGGCGATTACCAATCCTGGCTGCCCCTGGCCGGGGCCAACGGACTCATGATCGGCAATTACCTGACCACCAAGGGCCGCGGCCTGGACCAGGACCGGCGCATGCTGGAGCGGGGACAATGGATCTGAACCTCGTTTCCGCCAGTGCCGAAGAACGGATCTACGCCTGCCGGCTCGCACCGGACGATGCCTGCTTCCACGAGCATTTTCCGGACAATCCGGTTCTGCCCGGATCGCTGGTGGCGGCCTTGAGTCTCCAGGTCGTGCGCGAGGATTTCGGCCGGACCGACGCCCTGCGCATCGAGCGCTTCACCTTTCGTCGCTTCGCCGCGCCCGGCGCCTACGAACTGCGGATCACGGCCGATGACGGCGCTTTCCGATGCCGGCTGCTCCAGGAAAACATCATCCATGCCGAGGGGCGGATCACATGCGTCTGACCTTCACGGGCGCGCGCGTGCTCATCCTGGGCGGAAGCTGCTCCCTGGGCCTGGCTCTGATCGATCTGACGCGCGAAACCGGCCTGGCCATCGTCCCCACCCACTCCTCGGATACCGGCCACGCGGCCCTGGCGGAACGTTTTCCGGACCTGGCCGCGCGCAGCCCGCGCCTTGATCTGGGAGATCCGGCCAGCGTGGACGCCCTGGAACGGGACGCGGATTATGTGATCGACTTCGCCCACGCCCGCTTCGAAGCCCTCATGGCCGCCAGCACCGAAGCCGACGCCTATTTCGCGGCCCAGATCGCCGGCCGCCAGCGCCTGCTCCGCCACCTGGGACGGGCCATGCTGACCCGACGCTTCGGCCGCCTGATCCATGTCTCGTCCACGGCGGCCTGCCTCCCGGCCGAGGGCCAGGGGTTTTACAGCGCGGCCAAGCGGGCCGGCGAGGCCCTGTATCAGGCCCTGGGTCTGGAACTTGGCCCGCGCGGCGTGACCAGCGTCAGTCTGCGCCTGGGCCTGCTCGATGCCGGGCGCGGTGCGAATTTTCTGGACACGGCCGACCGCCGCGCCACCCTCAAAGCCCCGCTGGTGACCACGGACCAGGCCGCGTCCACGCTTCTTTTCCTGATGTCGGACCAAGCCCTGGCCTTCACCTGCACGACCCTGACCATGGACGCCGGACTGACGGCGCGCAAACACATATGAACACCTTGGAAACCATCCGCTCCATTCTAGCCGAAATTCTCGATCTGGACCCGACGGACATCACGGCCGACACCTATGTCATCCGCGACCTGGAAGCCGAATCCATCGACCTGCTGGAAATCGGCGTGGCCATCCAGCATCGTCTTGGGACCCAGGTCGACGACGACACCCTGTTCCTGAAAAACCTACGCATCCAGCTCGCGCGGGCCGAACAGAACCAGACCGCGCCCCTCGATCTTCTGACCGAAACCTACCCCCACCTGGATGCCGCGCGGCTGCGCCAGATACTGGACGATGTCCAGGCCGGACCGGTGCTGCGCGT
The genomic region above belongs to Deltaproteobacteria bacterium and contains:
- a CDS encoding SDR family oxidoreductase; amino-acid sequence: MPAAPGKHHPCRGADHMRLTFTGARVLILGGSCSLGLALIDLTRETGLAIVPTHSSDTGHAALAERFPDLAARSPRLDLGDPASVDALERDADYVIDFAHARFEALMAASTEADAYFAAQIAGRQRLLRHLGRAMLTRRFGRLIHVSSTAACLPAEGQGFYSAAKRAGEALYQALGLELGPRGVTSVSLRLGLLDAGRGANFLDTADRRATLKAPLVTTDQAASTLLFLMSDQALAFTCTTLTMDAGLTARKHI
- a CDS encoding acyl carrier protein, which translates into the protein MNTLETIRSILAEILDLDPTDITADTYVIRDLEAESIDLLEIGVAIQHRLGTQVDDDTLFLKNLRIQLARAEQNQTAPLDLLTETYPHLDAARLRQILDDVQAGPVLRVRDLVAYVDAAHS
- the bioB gene encoding biotin synthase BioB, with the translated sequence MHHIITTLTQSIQNGLRPTEALGRELARLGDEHTTALLCAANTIKNAFGLAHFTCSITNAKSGRCSQDCAFCAQSAHHDTGAPEHPLLPLEQMIERGLAMHRAGARCYSLVTSGLMLSSQEIDQICACLRALREQTDLELSASLGLLTDDYATRLKAAGLTRYHHNLETARSHFPRICTTHAYDDDIATIRRAQAHGLKVCSGGILGLGESFDQRIELAATLAELGVDTVPLNFLSPIPGTPLGQSPLLTPHDALKSVALFRFMLPTAHITIAGGRERVLGDYQSWLPLAGANGLMIGNYLTTKGRGLDQDRRMLERGQWI